Part of the Aquimarina sp. MAR_2010_214 genome is shown below.
TGTTGTGTAGAGAAACCTCCAGTACGACAACTTTTGCGAGTGTAAGACATCACATTATTTACATCAGGCTGGTATTGATCTCCATTAGCGTCTGTTGCTGTTCCGGTATAATTACAACTTGAGTTAACAAGACTACTAAGTCTTGGATCCGCAGGGGTATCACAGAAAAAATCTCCTGCAGAAGAACAATTTGTTCGTTTTACAAGCTCTCTTCCGCTAGATGTGGAATGAGTATGTAGAACCGAAAAATAATGCCCCAATTCATGAGAAGAAGTAGAGCCGTTTTGTGAGCAAGAAGTAGCTAATATTGCTCGATTTCCGGTACCAGGAAATTTGGCAAATCCACAGATAGAAGAACTTCCTGAAGTTACTTTAGAAAAGTAAAAAATATTAATAGCTTCTGCTACTTCATATTGCACTAGTTGGCTATCATTACTTTTGTTGAAGGAAGGATTCCAACTGCTGTTATCTATAAATTTTGTAGGCGCATATTCATGAAACGAAATATTCATAGGAGCATATGTTGCATTTAACTCGTCCATTACATTTTGAATCTGTGCGCTAGACACTGCCGGAGAACCGCCACTAGAATTACGCGAAACATGATGCTGTATAGGTAGTGATACGGGAGTTGCTAAAGCCTTACTGCCGTTATCGGTAATAGATTTAAGTCGCTTAAGCATAAAGTTTTTGTAATTTTTTGGAGGAGTTGCTCCGCATTCTGATTCTTGAGCGAATCCGAATTGTACTGTTGTTAACATCACGAGTGAGAGAAAAACAACTATCTGTTTTCTTAATTCCATAAGGTTGAGTTTGGTTATTTGTTACTTTTTTTTAACAGTTCTTATTAATAAAGACGTAAAAAAACCAAATAACCCTTATGAAATTATAATTTATGTTAAAAATATGATAATATAGAAATGGGATTTTGTTCTTGAAAAGGAGTGATAGATATAGTTGTTTTGTTTCAGGATTTTCTACAACTTATTAAACAGATCCCAGATTATGACTCCTGCGCTAACCGAAATATTAAGAGAATGTTTACTACCGTATTGAGGGATTTCAATAACAGTATCACTTTCAGAAACAACTTGCTGCTGAACGCCTTTAACTTCATTACCAAAGATGATTGCATATTTTTGGTTAGACTCTGGAGTAAAATCGTTTAGCATAATTGCATTTTCTGCTTGCTCGATAGATAGGATTTTTATGTGTTGAGACTTAAGATCCTGTACTAGTTGTAATGTGTCTTTTTGGTGTTCCCAATCAACGGTGTCGGTTGCTCCTAATGCAGTTTTTTGGATGTCTTTATGAGGAGGAGTAGCGGTTATGCCACAGAGGTATATTTTTTCAATTAAAAATGCATCAGCAGTTCTGAATACCGATCCGATATTATTTAAACTTCGAATATTATCCAGAATGATAATTAGAGGAGTTTTTTTTGATCCTTTAAATTCTTCTACGGTCTTGCGATCGAGTTCGCTATTTTTGAGTTTTCTGTTCATTTCCATTAGTGCAAAAGTATCATTTATTGTCATTCCGGCGTAGACCGGAATCCAAATTGGAGATAAAATTTTAAGACTTTAGTCCTAAATAGTGCTGATTCCTTTACAATTATCCCATTCCCAGCCTTTCTCAGATAGGGAAAGAATTAAAAGTTCTTCCTCTAGAGGAAGATTTAGATTGGATGAGTGTTGAAAATCAAGCTTATAAACGTTTATATAATTTCAATGTAATTTTAGATTAGAACCAATTTTGATTAAGATGGATCTCAGTCTACACAGGGGTGACAATTCTGTTCTACATACTAACCTCTAAAAATGAACTACTCTATTGTAGAATTGTGAATAAAATTGAATAACTCCTAAAGTGTATATTTTAAAAAAGATGGAAGAATAGCTACTTTAGCATGATTCATAAAATTATACTTCATTGGCAGCAAAAAACGGTAAAAAGGTAACTCCATTAATGAAACAATACAATGCGATTAAGGCTAAGTATCCTGATGCATTATTATTGTTTAGAGTAGGTGATTTTTATGAAACTTTTGGGGCAGATGCAATCAAAGCTGCGGCTATTTTGAATATTGTTTTAACCAAAAGAGGTAATGGTAGTGAGCAGGAAACAGCATTGGCCGGATTTCCGCATCATTCTTTAAACACGTATTTACCAAAATTGGTTAAAGCTGGTGAGCGAGTTGCTATCTGTGATCAGTTAGAAGATCCTAAGCAGACCAAAACTATTGTTAAGCGAGGTGTAACAGAACTTGTAACTCCTGGAGTTGCACTTAATGATGAGGTGTTACAGAGCAAAACCAATAATTTTTTATGTGCATTGCACTATGGGAAGAAAGAATTGGGAGTAGCATTTCTTGATGTTTCTACAGGAGAATTTCTTACCGCTCAGGGTGATGTAGCTCATATGGATAAGTTGATGCAAAACTTTAGTCCTAGTGAAGTTCTGATTAGCAAGCCAAAAAAGAAAGATTTTGAACAAGATTTTGGTCATGACTTTCATACATTCTTTATGGAAGATTGGGTATTTAAACCTGATTATGCAGATGAGACTGTAAACAAACATTTTGAGACAAAGACATTAAAAGGATTTGGGGTAGATCATTTGCAGGAAGGTGTTATAGCTGCTGGTGTAATTCTTCATTACCTTGGAGAAACCCAACATCATAAATTAAAACATATTACAGGAATCCAGCGTATTGCAGAAGATCAGTATATCTGGATGGACCGTTTTACGATACGTAATCTTGAACTATATCATGCCAATGCCGCAAATGCAGTAACTCTTCTTGATGTTATAGATAAAACGATCTCACCAATGGGTGGTCGTACATTAAAACGTTGGTTAGCCCTACCACTTAAGAATATTTCTGCCATTCAAAAGCGTCATGAAGTGGTGCAGTTTTTCTTGGATGATAACACATTGCATCAGAAAATTCAGCATCAGATTAAGCAGATAGGAGATATTGAACGATTGATTTCTAAGGTAGCTACCGGAAAAGTAAACCCCCGTGAGGTTATTCAACTTAAAAACTCTTTGGAGGCTATTGTGCCTATAAAATCACAGGCATCAAATAGCGATAATGATGCATTAAGAGTAATAGGAGAGACTCTTAACGATTGTGAGTTGTTGCGTAATAAGATTAAGGAAACTCTAAATGAGGAAGCTCCGGTAAATGTATTGAAAGGAAATACGATTGCGAATGGGTATTTAGAAGAGTTAGATGAGTTGAGATCTATTGCTTTTTCTGGAAAAGATTATTTAGACAAAATGCTGGAGCGAGAAACGGAAGCTACTGGTATTACATCTTTAAAAATAGCTTCGAATAATGTGTTTGGGTATTATATCGAGGTTCGAAATACACATAAAGATAAAGTCCCTGATACCTGGATTCGTAAACAAACCCTGGTAAATGCAGAACGTTATATTACAGAAGAACTCAAGGAATATGAAGCCAAAATTCTTGGAGCCGAGGAGAAAATATTAGCACTAGAGCAACAGTTGTTCGGTGATCTTGTTCTTTGGATGAATGAGTATATCAAACCAGTACAGCTAAATGCTACTCTGATTGGCCAACTAGATTGTTTATGTTCTTTTGCTCAGTTAGCCACAGAGAATCAATATGTGCGACCTTTAATCGATGACTCTTATGATTTAGAAATTAAAAATGGTCGACACCCTGTGATCGAAAAGCAATTACCTCCTGGGGAACAGTATATTGCTAATGATGTTGTATTGGATAGAGAGCATCAACAGATTATTATGATTACCGGCCCTAATATGAGTGGTAAATCTGCAATATTAAGACAGACAGCATTGATTGTATTGTTGGCGCAAATGGGATGTTTTGTTCCTGCAGAAGAAGCAAAAATAGGAGTAGTTGATAAAATATTTACTAGAGTAGGAGCAAGCGATAATATCTCTATGGGAGAATCTACATTTATGGTAGAGATGAATGAGACTGCTAGTATTTTGAATAATATATCTGATCGTAGTTTGGTGTTGTTAGATGAGATTGGTCGAGGAACCAGTACTTATGATGGGATATCTATTGCCTGGGCAATTAGTGAATTCTTACACGAGCATCCAGCAAAACCAAAGACTTTATTTGCAACACATTATCACGAGTTAAATGAAATGTGTGAGACTTTTGGTCGTATTAAAAACTATAACGTATCGATAAAAGAATTAAAAGATACTGTTCTTTTCTTACGTAAATTAGTTCCTGGAGGTAGTGAACATAGTTTTGGTATTCATGTAGCAAAGATGGCAGGAATGCCTCAACAAGTATTACATAGGGCAAATAAAATGCTTAAAAAGCTTGAGAAATCGCATAGTAGTGAAGAGCTTACCGATAAGATTAAAGGGATGCAGGAAGAAGATAAGGTGCAACTAAGTTTCTTTAATTTAGATGATCCATTACTCGAAGAAATCAAGGAAGAAATTCTGGATATTGATATTGATACGCTTACTCCGGT
Proteins encoded:
- a CDS encoding RNA methyltransferase, which codes for MEMNRKLKNSELDRKTVEEFKGSKKTPLIIILDNIRSLNNIGSVFRTADAFLIEKIYLCGITATPPHKDIQKTALGATDTVDWEHQKDTLQLVQDLKSQHIKILSIEQAENAIMLNDFTPESNQKYAIIFGNEVKGVQQQVVSESDTVIEIPQYGSKHSLNISVSAGVIIWDLFNKL
- the mutS gene encoding DNA mismatch repair protein MutS, translated to MKQYNAIKAKYPDALLLFRVGDFYETFGADAIKAAAILNIVLTKRGNGSEQETALAGFPHHSLNTYLPKLVKAGERVAICDQLEDPKQTKTIVKRGVTELVTPGVALNDEVLQSKTNNFLCALHYGKKELGVAFLDVSTGEFLTAQGDVAHMDKLMQNFSPSEVLISKPKKKDFEQDFGHDFHTFFMEDWVFKPDYADETVNKHFETKTLKGFGVDHLQEGVIAAGVILHYLGETQHHKLKHITGIQRIAEDQYIWMDRFTIRNLELYHANAANAVTLLDVIDKTISPMGGRTLKRWLALPLKNISAIQKRHEVVQFFLDDNTLHQKIQHQIKQIGDIERLISKVATGKVNPREVIQLKNSLEAIVPIKSQASNSDNDALRVIGETLNDCELLRNKIKETLNEEAPVNVLKGNTIANGYLEELDELRSIAFSGKDYLDKMLERETEATGITSLKIASNNVFGYYIEVRNTHKDKVPDTWIRKQTLVNAERYITEELKEYEAKILGAEEKILALEQQLFGDLVLWMNEYIKPVQLNATLIGQLDCLCSFAQLATENQYVRPLIDDSYDLEIKNGRHPVIEKQLPPGEQYIANDVVLDREHQQIIMITGPNMSGKSAILRQTALIVLLAQMGCFVPAEEAKIGVVDKIFTRVGASDNISMGESTFMVEMNETASILNNISDRSLVLLDEIGRGTSTYDGISIAWAISEFLHEHPAKPKTLFATHYHELNEMCETFGRIKNYNVSIKELKDTVLFLRKLVPGGSEHSFGIHVAKMAGMPQQVLHRANKMLKKLEKSHSSEELTDKIKGMQEEDKVQLSFFNLDDPLLEEIKEEILDIDIDTLTPVEALMKLNEIKRMLTRKKASQV